The Brevinematales bacterium genome includes the window CCATGTTCATTAGTGCTATCTGTAGTTCGTACTCGAAGTCTGATATTGCTCTTAGTCCCCTTACTATTGCTATTGCTCCAGTGCTTTTTACGAAATCTACCAGTAATCCTTCAAATGATAAGACCTCTATTTTTGGATTATCTTTGAACACGATTTTGGCTATCTCAAGTCTTTCTTCAACACTGAATAAGGGTTCTTTGTGATAAGATATTTTTGGTATTGCTATTATTACTTTGTCGAATATTTTTGTTGCTCTTGTTGCTATATCAACGTGACCGTTTGTGATTGGATCAAATGTACCAGGATAAACTACCACCTTTTCTCTATTCATAATTTTGTACCTGTTGGTCCTATAGTTTAAAAGATATCAAGTCAATATCAAAAATTTGTTTTTTGATGATTGTTTAAGTGCTAAATTTTTAAGTTAGGTATTGATGAATTTTTTATTGAAAATAATCTAGATTTTTATATATTATAAAACAACCTTGGAGGTAGTTTAGAGTATGGTATATATTGCTGTTGATGTCATGGGAACTGAGAGAGGAGTAGGTGAAGCGGTAAAGGGATGTATAAAAGCAAGTCTTTCTAAGGATATAGCAGTTGTCATGGTTGGTAAGGAAGATCTCATAAAGGAAAATCTTAAAAAGTACTCAAAGAGACTTCTTAAAAAGGCTAAGTTTGACATAGTTAATGCTACCGAAGTTATTGAAATGACAGATGAGCCATTTATGGCCAGCAGGAAGAAAAAAGATTCTTCGATAATGGTAGCATTATCTCTTTTGAAAGATGGTAAAGTTGATGGTTTTTTCTCGCCAGGTAATACTGGTGCGGTTGTTATAAGTTCTGTGTTGAAATTAGGTAGAATAGATGGAGTTTCAAAACCAGGACTTGCTACTGTTATACCTTCTATGTATGGATTTAGAGTACTGCTTGATGTTGGAGCTAGTATCGATCTAGAGCCTAGAGATTATGTGATTTTGGGTGCTATGGGTAAAGTTTTTGTGGAGAATGTTTTGAAAATATACAGTCCTAAAATAGGACTCTTAAACATAGGTGAGGAAGATTACAAAGGAACTGAGGTTGTAAAGAAGGCAAGAGAACTAATGATGCAAAAGTTAGGTCAAGATTTTATAGGAAATGTTGAGGGTAATGATATATTCTTAGGTGATGTGGATGTGATAGTGACTGATGGTTTTACTGGCAATATTGTGCTTAAATCTTCAGAAGGTGCAAGCAAAGCTTTATCAAGGCTTATGAAGCAAGAAATAATGTCAAAATGGTATGGGTTTATTTTAGGTGCTCTTATGAAGGTAGCTTTGAAAAAGTTTAAGAGAAAAACAGATGCCAGTGAATATGGTGCTGCCGCTCTTCTTGGTGTTAATGGTAATGTTTTTATAGGTCATGGTGCATCTAATGCAAAAAGCATTAAAAGTGGTATTTTCTACTCAGCATATACTTCAAAACTAAACCTTCAAGAAAAAATTCAGAAAATTATTAGAGATATCGGAGAAATGTAAATGTATCGTAAGATAGTGTTGATAATTTTTGTGTTATTTATTCCATTACCCTTGAATTCTCAAGAAGTTAAAGGTAACAAAAAAATAATAATAGAAGAATCAGTCGTAAGTGTAAAAACACCTTATACATATGACTATACACTAGGACCTAATCAAGCACCTTACACACTATCAAAGGGTATGTTTTGTTTGGATTTTGTAATGTACTCTCAGGGTAGTGTATCAACAAAACTTTATGTTGGGATATGGGACTTCTTTACTATAGGTATATTTGAGGATATACAAGGTGTAATAGGTAGTTCTGATGTTTCATTTAGTATTCCGTTGGCACTTCTGAAAATAAACATAATAAATGAAATAAATGATTTTTCGCTTTCTCTAGCGGTTGATGTATTTTCTTACGGTATTTCAACTAGAGCATTTTCCTCTGATTACTATTCACGAAATTTGTATGGATTACATGTCCCTGCATCGTTTAGGTACAAATCGTTTTTTGATAACTATTCTGATATTGTGTTTGGACTCAAGTTCCCTCTGCTACCTGTAGGTGATGTTAGTTTAATCAATACATCTTTGTTTTTATCAACGTACATAAAGTTTTCAGAGGTTCTTACAGTTTCATTTGGAATTGATAACTTGTTTGTCTCAGCTGAAAGAGTAACAAATTCATCTATATTCTCGGAAATCAAATTTTCGCCTATTCGTTCGCTTGGAATATCGCTAATTATGAATTATTCTTTTATACCAAGTTTTGAAAGGATGATAAGAATACAGTATTTGGATACTCTCTTTTAGAGTCTTTTAGAGCTATAGTTATTGCTGTTCGTTTTTATGGATACAGTTTTTTATTTTCTTGTCCATGCCTGATATGTGTGATTTGAGCCATTCTACTAAGAGATTTTGTGATTTTTGGATTATTTCTGAGCTTATACCTTTGCTTTTGAGATCGAATTTTAGTTTATTTGCTTCTATAATGAAGAATTGATGCTGTACTTTTTGTAGGTTCAGTATCGGACAATTGTGTTGTTCCATGATTTTCTCTTCTTCAGAGAAATGGAAATTAGCATATTCTATCATGTACTCAAAAATCATATTTAGTTCTGAAGATAGTGTTGCTTTATCTGTACTCTCTATCTTCGCAAGAAACTTATTGATTCTATCGATTAGTTCTTTGTGCTGATTATCAATAGTTTCTACTCCAACTATAAGATCTGGGGTTAAAGTGAATTTTTCCATGGTGTCCTCCAAATCTGTCTACAATTATAAATAATATAAACTGATTTTGTGATTGATTAAAATCTCAAATTTGTTTTGCTATTATATAATCTACGTGTTTACAGAGTAATTTACAACTACTAAAGGTTGGTGTAGCATAGTTTTTGTTTTCGATTTCGTTAGTTGTTTTCAGTAAGTTGAAATATAGCGATAGTGTTTTGTATAATTTAGTAGCAGTTATGCGGGAATAGCTCAGTTGGTAGAGCGCTTCCTTGCCAAGGAAGAGGTCGCGGGTTCAAGTCCCGTTTCCCGCTCATAATGGCTGAGATAGGTAAGTTACTCATATTTGTGGGTATCACTATATTTCTTATAGGTGTTGTTTTTTTAGTTTTACCTAAAGTTGATTTTAGGGGGCTTCCAGGTGATATATACATCAAAAAGGATAACTTCGTATTCTTTTTTCCCATTGTTACAAGCATAGTGATCAGTATACTATTAACTGTTGTTTTATCAATCATATTTGCCATATTCGGTAAAAAAGGTAATTGATGTTTGTGTAATTATTTTAGTGACTGTCTTTAGATTTTAAATTCTTCTACTGAAATTCCTCTTATGTCTGTATTCTTGATGCTATCAAATATGTTGGTAATTTGATTAAGTTCTTCTTGAGTCTTAACCATTTTGGGAAATACAAATGCTATATGTTGGTCAAATTTATTTTTGGTAGCATACTCAATGTATTCTTTGTAGAAGTTATACAATGCTCTTCTTGAAACAGAGTACCAGAAGTACTTTTCTACGTAAGGCGACTGGATGCTAGTGTCAAGAAACTGTATTATAACTCCTCCTGAGACTTTGGGAAGGATTTCTCTGAGAAGCAAAACTTGGTTTGAAAAGTTAATTGATATTGTCTTTTGAACTATACTAAAGTCACAATCAAATCTACTCTCCTCGAAAAGAGATAAAAGGTTTATAAAAACATCAATTTTGCTGGGAAGTAAGGTAACAAAGTTTTTGATGTTATCCATATCTAGTAAGTCTAACCTTACTTGTTTGACAAATATACTTTTGGGTATACTTTCTGTTTTGATAGGGTTGTTATTGTAATGTAGATATAATTCTTTAGTATTTTCTAGTATGTTTTTGTTGATTATTTTGTCTGTTATGAATTTTCCTATTTTTCCTGAAGCGCCTAGGATAAGAACTTTCATCTTAATCTTTATGTCTTAGAGTAGGGAATAGTATTACTTCTCTTATGGAGTGAGAATTTGTTAGTATCATGATAAGCCTATCTATTCCTATTCCCTCTCCTGCAGTAGGTGGTAATCCATATTCAAGAGCAGTTATAAAGTCTTCGTCTAGCATAAGCGCTTCTTCGTCTCCTTCCTCTCTTCTTTTAAGTTGTTCTTCAAATCTGATTCTTTGTTCGATTGGATCATTTAACTCTGTGTAGGCATTTGCGACTTCAAATCCTCCTATAAAGAGTTCAAATCTCTCGACAAGTTCACTATCGTTTCTATGGGTTTTTGCAAGCGGTGAAAGTATTTTTGGAAAGTCTATTACAAATGTTGGGTCTATAAACTTCTTGTCCGAAAAATGGTCGAATATCTTTTCTATTACCTTTGGATGCGTAAGTTTACTTTCGTTTATTCCTATTTCTTTTGCATATTCTCTAGCCTTTCTTTCGTCTAGAAAGAAACTTCTTTCCTTTCCGGTGTGTTCCTCTAGGAATTCAAAATATCTTATTTTCTTGTAGGGTGGTTCAAAATTTATTTCATGGTTTTCAAAATTGACTTTATAACTTCCGTTTATTTCGTATACAAGCCAACTAAGTAATTCTTCTGTAAATTTGATTAAATCATTGTAATCCCAGTAAGCTACGTAAAACTCCATCATAGTAAATTCTGGGTTGTGGTGTATGTCTATTCCTTCATTTCTAAAATTTTTACCGATTTCATAGACTCTTTCAAATCCGCCTACGATTAACTTCTTTAGAAAGAGTTCAGGGGCAATTCTCAAGTAAAGGTTTTCGCCTAGAGCATTATGATATGTAATAAATGGTTTTGCTGTAGCTCCACTTGCTATATGATGTAGTATAGGAGTTTCAACTTCAAAAAAACCTCTTGAATTGAAAAACTCTCTTATTTTATTTATTACCTTGGTTCTTTTTATGAATATTTCTCCAACTTCTGTATTTGCTATCAAATCTAGGTATCTGTGTCTGTACCTTACCTCAGGATCCTTTATACCATGCCATTTTTCTGGCATTTCATTTAGGCATTTTGAAAGAATTTCAAAATCTTCAACTTCAACTGTA containing:
- a CDS encoding DUF2905 domain-containing protein, translated to MAEIGKLLIFVGITIFLIGVVFLVLPKVDFRGLPGDIYIKKDNFVFFFPIVTSIVISILLTVVLSIIFAIFGKKGN
- the lysS gene encoding lysine--tRNA ligase, translated to MNEEIKKIRIDKIKRLKEANVNPYPYNFEVTDKINAIRQKYELDTKDLPVAVKGKIKRISNTDNGIMLRVEDETTNIICYISSQYKDEFINKKEGDNVFLKGNLKRVNNTLSILYNPNVDITVSKPLKDIVSLFDLDPKYEHVSVAGRIITLRDQGKAIFAHIKDIEGKIQIYIKKDIVGDEKFTLFKDFIDVGDIIGAKGKLFRTKTGELTVEVEDFEILSKCLNEMPEKWHGIKDPEVRYRHRYLDLIANTEVGEIFIKRTKVINKIREFFNSRGFFEVETPILHHIASGATAKPFITYHNALGENLYLRIAPELFLKKLIVGGFERVYEIGKNFRNEGIDIHHNPEFTMMEFYVAYWDYNDLIKFTEELLSWLVYEINGSYKVNFENHEINFEPPYKKIRYFEFLEEHTGKERSFFLDERKAREYAKEIGINESKLTHPKVIEKIFDHFSDKKFIDPTFVIDFPKILSPLAKTHRNDSELVERFELFIGGFEVANAYTELNDPIEQRIRFEEQLKRREEGDEEALMLDEDFITALEYGLPPTAGEGIGIDRLIMILTNSHSIREVILFPTLRHKD
- a CDS encoding bacteriohemerythrin is translated as MEKFTLTPDLIVGVETIDNQHKELIDRINKFLAKIESTDKATLSSELNMIFEYMIEYANFHFSEEEKIMEQHNCPILNLQKVQHQFFIIEANKLKFDLKSKGISSEIIQKSQNLLVEWLKSHISGMDKKIKNCIHKNEQQ
- the plsX gene encoding phosphate acyltransferase PlsX → MVYIAVDVMGTERGVGEAVKGCIKASLSKDIAVVMVGKEDLIKENLKKYSKRLLKKAKFDIVNATEVIEMTDEPFMASRKKKDSSIMVALSLLKDGKVDGFFSPGNTGAVVISSVLKLGRIDGVSKPGLATVIPSMYGFRVLLDVGASIDLEPRDYVILGAMGKVFVENVLKIYSPKIGLLNIGEEDYKGTEVVKKARELMMQKLGQDFIGNVEGNDIFLGDVDVIVTDGFTGNIVLKSSEGASKALSRLMKQEIMSKWYGFILGALMKVALKKFKRKTDASEYGAAALLGVNGNVFIGHGASNAKSIKSGIFYSAYTSKLNLQEKIQKIIRDIGEM
- the coaD gene encoding pantetheine-phosphate adenylyltransferase, with product MNREKVVVYPGTFDPITNGHVDIATRATKIFDKVIIAIPKISYHKEPLFSVEERLEIAKIVFKDNPKIEVLSFEGLLVDFVKSTGAIAIVRGLRAISDFEYELQIALMNMEIKNVETIFFMTSEENMFVSSSIIKEVAMLGGNVSNKVPSIVYEKLKEKFSKTPK